A window of the Lentisphaera araneosa HTCC2155 genome harbors these coding sequences:
- a CDS encoding nitroreductase family protein translates to MTESIKYRLKFYLNFVQVFCDLFRQVLYDWSRFRKFSSYAISIFYLKSNGRVKTSYQLLALIQADAHKVEKALAITKPRPGFGVAVVKRLIANVEEYYQRFGFNSRLDIAYCVMQKYVDFNVKNDSLDKDLENLLEDLGNTVFEFKNSKNEAAGVIHYTKEEYLFKTKMDLEDFFMGRYSMRQFSEQALNLKDLQKAIYLASKTPSVCNRQCYHAFIAQGKEKASSVLSYQLGNRGFGDQVDSVITVTADLSCFFSSSERNQAWIDGGLYAMSVIYALHSLGIASCPLNWSVNPKRDLALKNASGIPHSHSIIMMIACGNLKDEFSVAQSKRKPMDELCTIMDKPLSQCGL, encoded by the coding sequence ATGACTGAGAGTATTAAATATCGCCTTAAGTTTTATCTAAACTTTGTCCAAGTCTTCTGTGATCTTTTTCGCCAAGTTCTTTATGATTGGAGTCGTTTCAGAAAATTTTCCTCCTACGCGATTTCTATCTTTTATTTAAAATCTAATGGGAGGGTGAAAACGAGTTATCAATTGTTGGCTCTTATCCAAGCCGATGCACACAAGGTGGAAAAAGCACTCGCCATTACAAAACCGCGACCAGGTTTTGGTGTGGCGGTAGTGAAAAGACTTATTGCTAATGTTGAAGAATACTATCAGCGCTTTGGCTTCAATTCACGTCTAGATATTGCTTATTGCGTCATGCAAAAATATGTCGATTTCAACGTAAAAAATGATAGTTTGGATAAAGATTTAGAAAACTTACTAGAGGATTTGGGGAATACTGTTTTTGAATTTAAAAATTCAAAAAACGAAGCTGCAGGTGTGATCCATTATACTAAAGAAGAATATTTATTTAAAACAAAAATGGACTTGGAAGATTTTTTTATGGGGCGATATTCCATGCGTCAATTCTCCGAGCAAGCCTTAAATCTTAAAGATCTTCAAAAAGCGATTTATCTTGCCTCAAAAACACCAAGCGTTTGTAATCGTCAATGTTATCATGCCTTTATTGCTCAAGGAAAAGAGAAAGCGAGCAGTGTTTTATCCTACCAGTTAGGGAATAGAGGTTTTGGCGATCAGGTTGACTCAGTCATTACGGTTACAGCGGACTTGTCATGTTTCTTTTCTTCATCGGAGAGAAATCAAGCTTGGATTGATGGTGGTCTCTATGCAATGAGTGTAATTTATGCCTTGCATTCACTTGGGATTGCAAGTTGTCCCTTAAATTGGAGCGTCAACCCAAAACGAGATTTAGCTCTGAAAAATGCAAGTGGCATTCCTCATTCTCATTCAATCATAATGATGATTGCCTGTGGTAATCTCAAAGACGAATTTTCCGTTGCTCAATCAAAGAGAAAACCCATGGATGAACTCTGTACCATTATGGATAAACCTCTAAGCCAGTGTGGATTATAA
- a CDS encoding polysaccharide pyruvyl transferase family protein — translation MKILLGGVPFGRNNIGDEAILEGIVTMVREIKPEAEICVSTDDGVETQKLLKVKTCPLFGFSHVNYDRQKAQDTIKDHDLFIWSGATGLSDYPDDAMEILSMCKNANTPYVVFGTGMNSELNPAKFTLQPGRKKNLLSNLSKLTAHTLDFTGLYENHQVKKMHSKMHSMLAGAELIALRNQDSCNNLSRTCPGLNIARGADLALQLSSSQGALSRLDETSRFLLGQKRKKIAVCISAQRCVNNLLDLAKKMDSWIEKFSANIFFIPMNPISDAELMTQIKGLMNHKENCTVVKGCNQASEVVTLAAEMDTIISSRLHLLILGSINHVPLIGISRGSKVDTFLERYDLRSCGSVEHVDLNLMEEQLKTFLKNKADFGLKSQKVRANMTKDLKLALDMLHSVIELTEEKLHARSA, via the coding sequence ATGAAAATATTATTAGGCGGAGTTCCTTTTGGTAGAAACAACATTGGTGATGAAGCAATCCTAGAAGGTATTGTGACAATGGTACGCGAAATTAAACCTGAGGCAGAGATATGCGTAAGCACAGATGACGGAGTTGAAACTCAGAAGCTTTTGAAGGTAAAGACATGCCCTCTCTTTGGTTTTAGTCACGTCAACTATGACCGCCAAAAAGCACAGGATACGATCAAGGATCATGACCTATTTATTTGGAGTGGTGCTACGGGTCTTTCCGATTATCCTGATGATGCCATGGAAATTTTGAGTATGTGCAAAAACGCCAATACACCTTATGTCGTTTTTGGAACGGGAATGAATTCTGAGCTTAACCCCGCAAAATTCACACTGCAGCCAGGAAGAAAGAAAAATCTCTTATCAAACTTAAGTAAACTTACCGCCCATACACTCGATTTTACCGGCCTCTATGAAAATCACCAAGTTAAGAAAATGCATAGCAAAATGCATAGCATGCTCGCAGGCGCCGAGCTGATTGCACTGCGTAATCAGGATAGCTGCAATAACTTAAGCCGTACATGCCCAGGATTAAATATTGCTCGTGGTGCAGACCTAGCTTTACAATTGAGCTCTTCTCAAGGTGCTTTAAGTAGACTTGATGAAACAAGTCGCTTTTTACTTGGTCAAAAACGCAAAAAAATTGCGGTTTGCATCTCCGCTCAACGCTGTGTCAATAATCTCTTAGACCTAGCAAAAAAAATGGATAGCTGGATAGAAAAATTCTCTGCCAACATCTTTTTTATTCCTATGAACCCAATAAGTGATGCTGAATTAATGACTCAGATTAAAGGTCTGATGAATCACAAAGAAAATTGCACTGTGGTAAAGGGATGTAATCAAGCTTCAGAAGTGGTGACTTTGGCCGCTGAAATGGATACAATTATTAGTAGCCGTCTGCATTTACTCATCCTCGGGTCCATTAACCATGTGCCTCTCATAGGCATCAGTCGCGGAAGTAAAGTTGACACTTTTCTAGAACGTTACGATTTGCGCTCATGTGGATCCGTGGAACATGTAGATCTTAATTTGATGGAAGAACAATTAAAAACCTTCTTGAAAAATAAGGCCGATTTTGGGCTTAAAAGTCAAAAAGTTCGTGCAAATATGACCAAAGATTTAAAACTGGCATTGGATATGCTTCACTCTGTTATTGAACTAACAGAGGAGAAACTCCATGCCCGCTCAGCTTGA
- a CDS encoding polysaccharide biosynthesis/export family protein, which translates to MKIIMLIGTLCFMFSCTTHRKPIKITGYPKLQQETTIKRKAIDPKFFSPYKTERNLVEIGDALEISIFGQSNTLSTVTVAPDGKVYYLFGVTVQGEGLYVEEISEQIKSKVLKLFNNPEVSVLPVKSTSSSFSIIGKVKSPGQYNLLSSLTLRQAVTQAGGLMDGVFRGTTIQVASLKKSFIIREGEAIPVDFHALIEKGDASQNIYVHPGDYIYIASGLSQEVYILGAVNAAYPAAYNDEMTIISLLSESGRGLNKDAYLKQVLIIRGDLQDPEVYEVNLEAILSGEEHDLYLQPGDIIFVPEKPYKFLAELTRLACNVFASSFGRRLGRDFSEDVLGLEDDR; encoded by the coding sequence ATGAAAATTATTATGCTCATAGGGACTCTATGTTTTATGTTTTCTTGTACCACACATAGAAAGCCAATCAAGATCACGGGTTATCCTAAACTCCAACAAGAAACAACTATCAAGCGTAAAGCGATTGACCCAAAATTTTTCTCTCCATATAAGACAGAAAGAAATCTAGTAGAAATAGGAGATGCGCTGGAAATTTCGATCTTCGGACAAAGTAACACACTTAGCACTGTGACGGTCGCTCCCGATGGTAAGGTTTATTACCTCTTCGGAGTCACGGTTCAAGGAGAAGGATTGTATGTTGAAGAAATTTCTGAACAAATTAAAAGCAAGGTTTTAAAGTTATTCAATAATCCCGAGGTTTCAGTTCTCCCAGTAAAAAGTACTAGTAGTAGCTTCTCAATTATAGGTAAAGTGAAGTCGCCAGGGCAGTATAATTTATTGAGTTCACTTACTTTAAGACAAGCGGTCACTCAGGCAGGAGGCTTGATGGACGGCGTTTTTCGAGGCACGACCATTCAAGTCGCGTCGCTTAAAAAATCATTTATTATCCGTGAGGGAGAGGCAATCCCCGTAGATTTCCATGCCCTTATTGAAAAAGGTGATGCGAGCCAAAATATATACGTTCATCCAGGTGATTATATTTATATTGCTTCGGGGCTATCTCAAGAAGTCTACATCTTAGGTGCAGTGAATGCGGCTTACCCAGCGGCTTACAACGACGAAATGACAATCATAAGTCTACTTTCTGAAAGTGGTCGTGGCTTGAATAAAGACGCTTATTTAAAACAGGTTTTGATTATTCGTGGCGACCTTCAAGATCCTGAAGTTTATGAGGTAAACCTTGAGGCCATTTTATCGGGAGAAGAACATGATCTTTACCTTCAGCCAGGCGATATCATTTTTGTTCCTGAGAAGCCTTACAAATTCCTTGCGGAACTCACACGCTTGGCCTGCAATGTATTCGCCTCATCATTTGGCCGACGCTTGGGACGTGATTTTTCTGAAGATGTACTTGGTTTGGAGGATGATAGATGA
- a CDS encoding glycosyltransferase family 4 protein yields MPAQLDSVYHIARRFVLDKWGGTEAVVYNYCSQMMKNGISNHIYTTDIFCDKKEEDLDGVKVHRFSYIFPWLFLSREAKEKLKLKGGSPLSLPMFFRLLLGKRPSVIHTHVQHRLGGIARTVAKFKKIPYVVSLHGNYLTLPKSEATKMMSPFEGKLEWGKAFGWLLGSRKTVSGADAVICVDRNEYLKLKELYPKNKIVYFPNGVELDKFANKTADAFRNKFGIADDEKYILCLSRIDFQKNQRLLVKSFAKYSQTHPNYKLVIAGPITVEDYHEEILQDIQNYDLEDKVIIIPGFEPQDTMIAEAYAGADFFVLPSQHEPFGIVILEAWAAGTPVIASRLPGIQAFSHDQQDILHFTANDQEDLLEKMCQLDDEKLKSQLKTQASIEVKKYSWQALVQNLQNLYCELIEKKGDVK; encoded by the coding sequence ATGCCCGCTCAGCTTGATAGCGTATACCATATTGCCCGACGATTTGTCTTAGACAAATGGGGAGGGACTGAAGCCGTCGTTTATAATTATTGTTCGCAAATGATGAAGAATGGCATCAGTAACCATATTTACACCACGGATATTTTTTGCGATAAAAAAGAAGAGGATTTAGATGGTGTAAAAGTCCATCGTTTTTCCTATATTTTTCCTTGGTTATTTCTAAGCCGTGAAGCCAAAGAAAAATTAAAACTCAAGGGAGGAAGCCCACTCTCTTTACCAATGTTCTTCAGATTACTATTGGGAAAGCGTCCTTCAGTTATTCACACACATGTTCAGCACCGTTTAGGAGGAATAGCTAGGACAGTGGCAAAGTTCAAAAAGATCCCATATGTCGTGAGTTTACATGGAAATTACCTGACGCTTCCAAAATCAGAAGCCACAAAAATGATGAGCCCCTTTGAAGGTAAATTAGAATGGGGCAAGGCTTTTGGTTGGCTTCTGGGCTCTAGAAAAACGGTGTCAGGCGCGGATGCGGTAATTTGCGTTGATCGCAATGAATACCTCAAACTAAAAGAACTTTACCCAAAGAATAAAATTGTCTATTTTCCCAATGGTGTTGAACTCGATAAGTTCGCTAACAAGACGGCCGATGCCTTTAGAAATAAATTTGGTATTGCGGATGACGAAAAATATATCCTCTGCTTATCCAGAATTGATTTTCAAAAAAATCAGCGACTCTTGGTGAAATCTTTCGCGAAGTATAGTCAGACTCATCCCAATTATAAATTAGTGATTGCGGGTCCTATAACAGTCGAAGATTACCACGAAGAAATTTTGCAGGACATCCAAAACTACGATTTAGAAGACAAGGTCATAATTATACCTGGCTTTGAACCTCAAGATACGATGATTGCAGAAGCTTATGCGGGAGCAGATTTTTTTGTATTGCCCTCGCAGCACGAGCCTTTTGGTATTGTGATACTCGAGGCTTGGGCGGCGGGAACACCTGTCATCGCGTCACGCCTCCCGGGCATTCAAGCTTTTAGTCATGACCAGCAGGATATTCTTCATTTCACTGCGAATGATCAAGAAGACCTCTTAGAAAAAATGTGTCAGCTCGATGACGAAAAACTTAAATCTCAACTAAAGACTCAGGCTTCCATTGAAGTAAAAAAATACAGTTGGCAGGCCCTAGTTCAAAACCTGCAAAATCTTTATTGTGAACTCATAGAAAAAAAAGGAGATGTAAAATGA
- a CDS encoding glycosyltransferase family 4 protein, whose product MNVALSSFVLQGGRSGVARYIIDLVKAMGDVKQVETLKMLLPENDSHLIAKNDHLKFNISTSLFSNPVLSILWHNSYLPLSGVLKNIDLLHVPSYRRIPYVKKCPLIATVHDLATFNIDGKYDKMRMFYNRKIVPSLIKRCDRIITVSEFSKKDIVKFIGYDEDKIDVIYSGINQNLFYPRIKEYAKQQVKEEFGIDSPFLCYVSRIEPKGKNHFRLLEAFEKFKKLHPSDYKLLLVGSDWNGAAEFYQRVDESPVKDDVVFTGFTASAMLPVIYSAAELCVYPSLFEGFGFPVIEAMACGAPVICSNTSSLLEISEGRTPNFDPYSVEDIYSCITKTLESSHYLQDIEKNFDYANSFCWDRTAKNVYASYEKCLAGL is encoded by the coding sequence ATGAATGTAGCCCTATCATCATTTGTCCTACAAGGCGGACGCAGCGGAGTGGCCAGATACATTATCGACTTAGTAAAAGCTATGGGTGATGTCAAACAAGTTGAAACACTTAAAATGCTTTTGCCCGAAAACGATAGTCACTTAATTGCGAAAAACGACCATTTGAAATTCAATATTTCTACATCGCTCTTTTCGAATCCAGTCTTAAGTATTTTATGGCATAATAGTTATTTGCCCTTATCAGGAGTCTTAAAGAATATTGATTTATTGCACGTTCCGAGTTATCGCAGAATTCCCTATGTGAAAAAGTGTCCACTCATTGCCACAGTTCACGATCTAGCCACATTTAATATTGATGGCAAATACGATAAAATGAGAATGTTTTACAATAGGAAAATCGTCCCATCTTTAATCAAACGCTGTGATAGAATTATTACTGTGAGTGAGTTTTCCAAAAAAGATATTGTGAAATTCATCGGTTATGATGAAGATAAGATTGATGTGATTTACTCGGGGATCAATCAAAATTTATTTTATCCACGCATCAAAGAATATGCAAAGCAACAAGTAAAAGAAGAGTTTGGCATAGATTCTCCTTTCTTGTGTTATGTTTCCAGAATTGAACCCAAAGGGAAAAACCATTTTCGTTTACTCGAAGCTTTTGAGAAATTTAAAAAGCTTCACCCCAGCGACTATAAGCTTCTCTTAGTTGGATCAGACTGGAATGGGGCAGCGGAATTTTATCAACGCGTTGATGAATCACCAGTGAAAGACGATGTGGTTTTTACAGGATTTACCGCGAGCGCAATGCTCCCAGTTATCTACTCGGCAGCAGAGCTTTGTGTTTATCCATCTTTATTTGAGGGTTTTGGTTTCCCAGTGATAGAGGCCATGGCTTGCGGCGCCCCTGTGATTTGTTCGAACACGAGCTCCTTGCTCGAGATCTCTGAAGGTAGAACTCCAAATTTTGATCCTTACAGCGTTGAAGATATTTACTCATGTATCACCAAAACTCTTGAGAGTTCTCATTATCTCCAAGATATTGAGAAGAATTTTGATTATGCTAATAGTTTTTGCTGGGATCGCACAGCGAAAAATGTGTACGCATCATATGAAAAATGTCTTGCGGGACTATAA
- a CDS encoding polysaccharide biosynthesis/export family protein has protein sequence MRQFLLIIFSLVFVSLAAETNTEKVEATSQQQEEIAGEQKAQKSEPKNPKEAAQTQEYVLGNGDTIKVSIYGNFQAERNLIIDSRGYISFLLTGPVKASGKTIMQLREEIQAIIQKKRKHIIVSVVPLSFNSQSYTIGGQIKFPGKKVLNGNVSILEAIANAGGFKSGEFRNSTVDLADLEHAFLMRDGAQLTVDFNALVLKGKTEFDLTLKNGDYLHIPSALSKKIYTLGEVNYPRQIMYLNSLTLIQAITESRGIKEYASPNVVVIRGSLSKPEKLVFNINDILHGDSPDVLLKPGDIVYVPEDSTADLERLAKVAIRAFVQTVASSAAANTIDDNY, from the coding sequence ATGAGGCAGTTTTTATTAATAATTTTCAGCTTAGTATTTGTGAGCCTTGCAGCAGAAACAAATACAGAAAAAGTTGAGGCTACTAGTCAGCAACAAGAAGAAATCGCAGGCGAGCAAAAGGCTCAGAAGTCAGAACCAAAGAATCCAAAAGAAGCGGCTCAAACTCAAGAGTATGTCCTTGGCAATGGCGACACCATCAAAGTAAGTATTTACGGTAACTTTCAGGCGGAGAGAAACCTAATCATTGACTCTCGTGGTTACATTTCATTCTTGTTGACTGGACCAGTGAAAGCAAGTGGGAAAACCATCATGCAACTTCGTGAAGAAATTCAAGCCATCATTCAGAAAAAAAGGAAACACATCATTGTTAGCGTTGTGCCCCTTTCCTTTAATAGCCAAAGTTACACAATCGGCGGACAGATTAAATTTCCTGGTAAAAAAGTTTTAAATGGTAATGTGTCCATCTTAGAAGCGATCGCCAATGCAGGTGGATTCAAGAGTGGTGAGTTTCGTAACTCTACAGTAGATTTAGCCGATCTCGAACACGCCTTTCTGATGCGCGATGGTGCACAACTTACAGTGGATTTTAATGCGCTCGTTTTAAAAGGAAAAACAGAGTTTGATTTAACACTCAAAAATGGTGATTACCTCCATATCCCCAGCGCGCTATCGAAGAAAATTTATACATTGGGCGAGGTGAACTACCCAAGGCAGATTATGTACCTTAATAGCCTGACACTTATCCAAGCCATTACTGAGTCAAGAGGGATTAAAGAATATGCCTCTCCCAATGTGGTGGTTATTCGCGGCTCTTTAAGTAAACCCGAAAAATTAGTTTTTAATATAAACGATATTTTACATGGAGATAGCCCCGATGTGCTGCTTAAGCCCGGTGATATCGTTTATGTCCCAGAAGATTCAACTGCAGATCTAGAACGTTTAGCGAAGGTCGCAATCCGAGCCTTTGTCCAAACGGTCGCCTCATCTGCAGCAGCTAATACAATCGATGATAATTATTAA
- a CDS encoding LPS O-side chain biosynthesis protein codes for MSNVFTAKALRSVPWMVSAKAISFIVYFFVSIMIVKALSPEDYGVLALSKNFGQYLIIFCALGLNTCILRYLPEIELGKDYSGIKTFLLRSLMCQLASWLLVISFIYFIKAHVFNYLSSSSELLLIAVFVWILAWIVKNTVTDSLTALFEAKTVAMIAVLQSALVLGAILWVCAQERIRIEYILVAEFLALGATVFCGLYRLKQCLKKPGSVEKSLIPARRVLKLASPVWFNGLLRSLMLQYTEVFVLAYCFMPAVAGFYELGYSLPLLAITFIPMALQTLFSSAFAEAYQRDKKLLPKMVSSMFKVLILLSVPLAATGFLFSEALVQKLYGEDMQAAGVVAKYFSLIHILPLISMPLSMAVTTLEKNSRTVGLLILQVTVNIALDIILIPQYGLMGAVSAVFLTFILTIPIRLSVIRRLIGGIWFPMKFFTKVILVVTTLTYLASLLPSHSSLWASFALALLFVVSNWLVLWRFNLLGPLLEMIRKKAKSSTEKQCN; via the coding sequence ATGTCTAATGTATTTACAGCTAAAGCCTTGCGTTCGGTACCGTGGATGGTGTCGGCAAAAGCAATAAGTTTCATCGTCTACTTTTTTGTGTCTATAATGATCGTTAAGGCTTTAAGCCCAGAAGATTATGGCGTATTAGCTCTGTCAAAAAACTTTGGTCAATATCTTATAATCTTTTGTGCACTAGGATTAAATACCTGTATTTTACGTTACTTACCTGAGATTGAACTTGGCAAGGATTATTCGGGTATAAAAACTTTTTTACTTAGAAGTTTAATGTGTCAGTTAGCAAGTTGGCTACTGGTGATCTCTTTTATCTATTTTATAAAAGCCCATGTTTTTAACTACTTAAGTAGTAGTTCAGAGTTACTACTAATTGCTGTATTTGTATGGATATTGGCATGGATAGTCAAGAATACTGTTACTGATAGTTTAACGGCCTTATTTGAAGCTAAGACAGTGGCAATGATTGCCGTATTACAGTCCGCTTTGGTATTAGGTGCTATACTTTGGGTGTGTGCTCAGGAGAGAATACGCATTGAATATATTTTGGTTGCAGAATTTTTAGCATTAGGTGCGACAGTTTTTTGTGGCTTATATCGTTTAAAACAGTGTTTGAAAAAGCCAGGGTCTGTAGAAAAATCTCTTATACCAGCACGACGCGTATTAAAGTTGGCAAGCCCCGTTTGGTTTAATGGTTTATTGCGTTCATTAATGTTGCAATATACCGAAGTTTTTGTTTTAGCATATTGCTTCATGCCGGCGGTTGCGGGTTTCTATGAGTTGGGATATAGCCTTCCGCTCTTAGCTATTACATTTATCCCCATGGCCCTACAAACTTTGTTTTCCTCTGCCTTTGCCGAGGCATATCAAAGAGATAAAAAACTGTTACCAAAAATGGTAAGTTCGATGTTCAAAGTCTTAATTCTCTTATCAGTACCTCTTGCAGCTACAGGCTTTTTATTTTCCGAAGCCTTAGTTCAAAAATTATATGGAGAAGATATGCAAGCGGCAGGAGTTGTTGCGAAGTATTTCAGTTTAATACATATATTACCATTAATATCTATGCCTTTATCTATGGCTGTTACCACATTAGAAAAAAATTCTCGTACAGTGGGCCTTCTTATCTTACAAGTGACCGTAAATATTGCTTTAGATATTATTTTAATTCCACAATATGGACTAATGGGTGCAGTGTCAGCAGTATTCCTAACTTTTATCCTAACAATACCTATTAGATTGAGTGTTATTCGCCGATTAATTGGTGGCATTTGGTTTCCTATGAAGTTTTTTACTAAGGTTATTCTTGTGGTTACAACTTTAACTTATTTAGCTTCTTTATTACCGAGTCATTCCAGCTTATGGGCTAGTTTTGCCCTCGCGTTATTATTTGTAGTGAGTAATTGGTTGGTACTTTGGCGCTTTAATTTACTTGGGCCTTTATTGGAAATGATTAGGAAAAAAGCAAAATCATCTACAGAAAAACAGTGTAACTAA
- a CDS encoding WecB/TagA/CpsF family glycosyltransferase: protein MILTCTDIFGIPVSTLGHKETVKILPELLRRYKKDNKSQYIATLNMDFLSNCFHTFSLKVKNNELYDTLKNADLVTADGMPIIWFGKMNNSRIHERVTGADMIFDVARYASLLGHKVYYIGESTQLCRKAHNKLKTIYPRLKSAGYASPMVSNEGEILDDDELLSKINNSGAKILLLGLGNPKQEMFFRRYKDQLEIPITIGIGGTYNFVTGHVNRAPKLLQKVGMEWVYRLCREPGKLWKRYFRQILLMSSFALHGRLNIMQYLSYKVFGLTDQWEGLKGSIKIMGRFNEKMLNQVNRLVNETSFSQLDIKDVTVAEGRTLAVLKKTCQIHQIPLISNDLNAEKQKPTQWLRRTKSMITRLM, encoded by the coding sequence ATGATACTAACATGTACAGATATTTTTGGGATCCCGGTTTCGACTTTAGGTCATAAAGAAACCGTTAAAATCCTTCCGGAACTTCTCAGACGTTATAAGAAAGATAATAAGTCACAATATATAGCGACACTTAACATGGATTTTTTATCCAATTGTTTTCACACTTTTAGCCTGAAAGTTAAAAATAATGAACTCTATGATACTTTAAAAAATGCTGATCTTGTAACTGCAGACGGTATGCCAATCATTTGGTTTGGTAAAATGAATAATTCTAGAATTCATGAGCGTGTTACCGGGGCGGATATGATTTTTGATGTGGCGCGTTATGCGTCTCTTTTAGGACACAAAGTTTATTATATTGGAGAGAGTACACAACTCTGCCGCAAAGCGCATAATAAGTTAAAAACTATTTATCCTCGCTTAAAGTCAGCGGGTTATGCATCACCTATGGTGTCTAATGAGGGGGAAATACTAGATGACGATGAATTACTAAGTAAAATTAATAATTCTGGAGCTAAAATTTTACTTCTTGGACTTGGTAACCCAAAACAAGAAATGTTTTTTAGACGTTACAAAGATCAGTTGGAAATACCGATCACTATTGGTATTGGGGGCACATATAATTTTGTTACGGGTCATGTTAATAGAGCCCCAAAATTACTACAGAAAGTTGGTATGGAATGGGTGTATCGCCTGTGTAGAGAGCCAGGGAAACTATGGAAAAGATATTTTCGTCAAATACTTTTGATGTCATCATTTGCACTTCATGGCCGCTTAAATATAATGCAATATTTGTCCTACAAAGTATTTGGCTTGACGGATCAGTGGGAAGGTTTAAAGGGATCAATTAAAATCATGGGGCGATTCAATGAAAAAATGTTGAATCAAGTTAATCGTTTAGTCAATGAAACATCTTTTAGTCAACTTGATATTAAAGATGTTACAGTGGCAGAAGGAAGGACTTTAGCCGTATTGAAAAAGACTTGTCAGATTCACCAAATTCCCTTGATAAGCAATGACTTAAATGCTGAAAAACAAAAACCAACTCAATGGCTTAGAAGAACGAAGTCAATGATTACTAGACTTATGTAG